The region TGCTTAAACATGATTATCTGTGCTAAACTGTTCCTCACAGGTCCAGAGGTTTTGTTCAAAGGAAATACTGTTGATCCAACATGATGTCCTGAGGCATCTTATTAGGGGTAATGAAGTCTTGAAAGTTGAAGGCATCAAGTTCCATTTCTGTTTTATACATCTCATTACCCAAGCAGCACTAAGCAGTGAAAAGGAAATATGAGCTATCATGCCACCATTTTCTTTTCCCAATGCCAGCTCATAAAAGGAATCCCTCTtgaacatgcgcacacacacacatacacacactccccctctcactGGTTTGCTGTGCGTGCGAGCAGAGCCTATGGGTAACTGGAGAAGCCGAGGCGTTGTTAGTCTCGTTTGTTAAGCCCCAGCTCTGAtgctagagagagcagagagcatgaGCTTTCAGGCCATGACCTGCTCCTAATCACACGGACCACCCTCTACCATTAACACACCATCTATCCCACGAACACTGATGACTTTGTCACGTCTGACTGAGGATACAGCAACGGCATAATACAGGGTTGCCTATACCGCATCCCAGGAAATGTAATACTCTGTGCAGACATACTGCCTGACAGTCTGCTGGTTTATTACTTGGTTATATTTCCCTGGGGGTTATTTCTATACAAGTACACACAGATGCTTTATTATCCTGGGGAAATGGATCACTCCATTGAAAATGGAACAATAGAGGTGTATTGCTGTATGTAACAAATGGCGAAGGAGGGGAAAGTAATGAATACTTGGAAGGGACAGGGAGATTTTATATATTTGAGTTGATGTTCTTTGTTTTCTGTTCCCCTTTTAGCAAATCATGCGCACAGCTAACAAGTACAACCTGGGCCTCGACCTGAGGACGGCAGCGTACGTCAACGCCATAGAGAAGGTCTTCAAGGTGTACAACGAGGCTGGTCTTACCTTCACATAGGTGGCACCTCCACAGTCCATCCGAGCAGACCCAGGGCCCCGCCTTTCCCAGCCTCCAAGCAACCTTCATAAAATCTTTATATAACTTTCACGACATATCAAGCGTTTACATTTTACACATGACCGTTAGCTTTACTCTTTGCATATGCATTTCAAGCAAATCAATACACATTATTTAGCATTCTCATATTATCAGGAGACTCCGTGTTCTAGCTTGCTTTAAATCCGCTGTTATGAAACTACTGTGCCTGTGGTTATTTTTTGCCTGTAGTCATTCCATCGATTGAATTGCTGTTACTATATTATTATGCGAGGCAACACCAAAAACTCTGGTCTGCAGCTTTTACGGGCTAGTTCTTTTATGTGCTTGTTCAGTGTCTGTTACGGACATACTGTTACTTCACTGACAGAGTTGAAGAAGTTGGTTAACATAACAGAATGTAGAGCAGAGACACACGTAAAGCCTTAATTTCTCCTGTGTTGAAATGGAGAAGGTTAATCATTTTTTACCTGTACCAGAAAGTTCTTTCTATTTAAGGTCACCCATTAGGAGTTCAGTCCACTTGCAGTGTGTCTACACTTCAGGATGATATCATAAAATGTGTTAGTAAGCAGATTTATTATGTTACTCTATTGACATGACACTAAAATGATCAATTCCAGAAGATTGTTCTTTGTTACTGGTGTTTGCTTGGGCAGCCACAGTTTGAGTGTCTTTCTCCGTATTTTTGCCTTTGTTTAATTCTTTGTCTCGCCTCAGAATTTGATCAAGATCGGTGTGGTTTTTGTGCTGAATCCTTAGGGCTACTGGAAGGGGAGAATATGTGggaacaaaatgtttatttttctctATATCAGCCTTGATTGACTGCTTCAGGATTCTATGTAAGATAATTTGTATAGCCTTTTCATTGAAAAATGAattaaactacaaaacaattgATTGTGTTGATTCAAACCATATGATTCCCTATGGGGTATGTAAAATATTTTTCCATGGAGGCAAATCCTGTTTATTTTGTATATCAACAGCTAGTTATTGGCTGCATAATCCCCACTGTACCTATTTCATCCAACATTaaaaacctctacgggatcggtgttcctataccgggacggttgttgctaacgtgctctaatgtgactagaatgacgtaagtaacagccaactttccaggacatagacatgtcttatatgggcagaaagttgaaattcttgttaatcttacTGACGTgtctaatttacagtagctattacagtgaaaaatgccatgctattgtttgagagtgcacaacaaacttttatcacggcaactcgtttgatacattcacctctgaaggtaaataatgtacttacattcagtattcttgctctgatttgtcatcctgaggatcccagagataaaatgtagcatagtattgtttgataaaatcaatttttatattaaaatgtaggaactgggttctacagtttgaatcCCTGCTGTCTCAGtttgaaactttgcacatacactgctatctgttggccaaaatctaaattgcgcatAAACTCCTGTGTGATttaatggcctttctcttgcatttcaaagatggaagAAAAAGAAATtctaaatgcatgttttgtttgtattatcttttaccagatctaatgtgttctatatccatttcacatttccacaaacttcaaatggtatcaagaatatgcatatccttgcttcaggtccagaGCTACagtcagttaaataaaggtaataaaaaaaaatttaaatacatttttttatttacttttcaaatataatacaaaacattaacaTTACACAATGCATTGTGACAGTATTGGGTTGTCAATAAAATAATATTCTTCATAGGCTATAACCAGAGGTATGTCAGATTGATTATTAGGTCctgagttagatttgggtatgtcattttaagccaacataaaaaaaaaaaaaaaggtctgATCCTTGCTCATCGGGGCATTCAACAGACTTTTGGAAtaaacatttgtatttatttttcaaataTAATAAAAAACATTAACATTACACAATGCATTGTGACAGTATTGGGTTGTCAATAATATTCTTCATAGGCTATAACCAGAGGTATGTCATATTGATTAATCTGTTACCAGAATAGGCTCATCCCTAGCTCCAGTTCCTCTCATGTCCAATTCAGATCTGAGACATGCATAGAGGATGTGTATATCAGTGAAATGCCCCTGGGGAGCAGGGACATCATTGAGACATTGCTAGTGAGGAAAATACACACAGTCGAGAGAGGGATATAGGACCACTGAGATTACATTGAGAAAAAGAAACGGCTTCAGTCTGACTCAGCCAAAGAGACTTCCCAAATGATCGCACTTGGTCTGTGTTGCTGTTGTCCTTCTAGTTATTTTTCTCGCCAGATATCTCTCCTGCAATGTCTCCCAGTAGGTCGTTCAGGTCTGAGGGATAGGCAGAGTTGATTAGaattaatacactgctcaaaaaaataaagggaacacttaaacaacacaatgtaactccaagtcaatcacacttctgtgaaatcaaactgtccacttaggaagcaacactgattgacaatacatttcacatgctgttgtgcaaatggaatagacaacaggtggaaattataggcaattagcaagacacccccaataaaggagtggttctgcaggttttCAGATtttcacagaccacttctcagttcctatgcttcctggctgatgttttggtcacttttgaatgctggcggtgctttcactctagtggtagcatgagacggagtctacaacccacacaagtggctcaggtagtgcagctcatccaggatggcacatcaatgcgagctgtggcaagaaggtttgctgtgtctgtcagcgtagtatccagagcatggaggcactaccaggagacaggccagtacatcaggagacgtggaggaagccgtaggagggcaacaacccagcagcaggaccgctacctccgcctttgtgcaaggaggagcaggagaagcactgccagagccctgcaaaactacctccagcaggccacaaatgtgcatgtgtctgctcaaacggtcagaaacagactccatcagggtggtatgagggcccgacgtccacaggtgggggttgtgcttacagcccaacaccgtgcaggacttttggcatttgccagagaacaccaagattggcaaattcgccactggcgccctgtgctcttcacagatgaaagcaggttcacactgagcacgtgacagacgtgacagagtctggagacgccgtggagaacattctgctgcctgcaacaggctccagcatgaccggtttggcggtgggtcagtcatggtgtagggtggcatttctttggggggccgcacagccctccatgtgctcgccagaggtagcctgactgccattaggtaccgagatgagatcctcagaccccttgtgagaccatatgctggtgcggttggccctgggttcctcctaatgcaagacaatgctagacctcatgtggctggagtgtgtcagcagttcctgcaagaggaaggcattgatgctatggactggcccgcctgttccccagacctgaatccaattgagcacatctgggacatcatgtctcgctccatccaccaacgccacgttgcaccacagactgtccaggacttggcgggtgctttagtccaggtctgggaggagatccctcaggagaccatccgccacctcatcaggagcatgcccaggcgttgtagagaggtcatacaggcacgtggaggccacacacactactgagcctcattttgacttgttttaaggacattacatcaaagttggatcagcctgtagtgtggttttccactttaattttgagtgtgactccaaatccagacctccatgggttgataaattggatttccattgattatttttgtgtgattttgttgtcagcacattcaactatgtaaagaaaaacgtatttaataagatgatttatttcaatcagatctaggatgtgttgtttaagtgttccctttatttttttgagcagtatagttcgAAAATTATACAGATGGTATTTCTTCTGGTCTCTAAGCAgccgcaacaacaacaacaaaaacagcagCAAAGGTTCTATCAGACGTGGAGAATATACCGGAAATACAATGGCATTTTTGGGTTTTGTTTTAAGGCACACCTGAATAGAATACATTAAGTTTTTACTTCATAATACTATGTAATTTGTACTTCACTGTACTATGTAGGGCATTCAATTATAACCACATTAACTTTACCTTTGTCACCTCCTCCGCTACTTGACTCTTTCTCATCCTTGCCAGATAAGAAACTTCCAAAGCCTCCTCCCTCTTTGCCATTGTTGCCATCCATTAATCCTCCAATACCGCCGATACCTCCACTGATATCCTTGCTGGACTCCTTCTTCTTTGAATCATCTCCTCCAGCCATGGGCTTCACCTTCTCTTTACTACTGCTTCCCCCGCTGGACTCCTTCTTTGAGTCAAGCATAGTCTTCACCTTGACTTTGGCAGCTTTAGCTGCAAAACATCACCAAATGCACTGTTTAGAAATCTGACCAGAAACAAATGCATGAAACTAAAATGAGATTGTGTTATATTTGCCCCTGACATCCCTCTACCAAGTTTTAAAGTTACAAACTGTGTGATATCATATTTGAAGATTTACAGAGAAAGCAACTGTGTACGACATAAAAAGCAACATATGTGTTTTATTGCTTTGGTGCCAGATGCCAAATTCCTGATTACCGGTTATGGGTGTAGTTGTGCATAATGAACTGACAGCATCTTCCAACAACATTCCAAGCCAACATTTCTTAGGCCTACATGTTGTAAACGCCTAGGTGATTACACTGTAATGTAATTAGTTCCATGGATAGCAAAATTGAACATAAGTGGCTTAGTTTACAACACAACTCTAAAAAACAAGTGCAATATATTGCATTTGCATGCGTCATCGAgtgctgtgttttggttaatcagCACACATTGATGTTAATGCCTTGAGGTACCGTACCAGTTACAGTCAAATCTTAAATTATTTCTCATCTAATTAGAGTAAATGAGAAACTGAAAAGCCAGGCTCAGATTGTTTGAAAGCGTGCTAACGTTtacaaaatcaaattgtatttgtcacatgcttcggaaACAACAGGTGTAACTTAGACGAACTACTTATGGGttattttccaacaatgcagagttaaagataaaaaataaaaatagaaagtgACACGACAAATAAATACACTGTGAAAAACAATAACGattaaaataacatggctatctacagggagtaccaggaccgagtcgatgtgcaggggtacgaggtaattgaggtagctacagtatgtacatactgtacaaaccgtacaaaccattaggaacaccttcataatattgagttgcaccagcAGACTCTAAAAGCAGACTCtaaaaggtgttgaaagtgttcaacagggatgctggcccatgttgactccaatgcctcccacagttgtgtcaagttggctggatattgttgaagttcttgacacactcaaaccagtggctaccataccccgttcaaaggcacttaaatatttgacCTTGTTCTTTCAcccactgaatggcacacatacacaatccatgtctcaattttctcaaggcctaaaaatccttctttaacctgtttgggatagggggcagtattttcacggccggataaaaaacgtacccgatttaatctggttactactcctgcccagaaagtacaatatgcatataattagtagatttggatagaaaacactaaagtttctaaaactgtttgaatggtgtctgtgagtataacagaactcatatggcaggccaaaacctgagaagattccatacaggaagtgccggtaatgtaatattttgacatttttgtcacgaaatgcgctcgtgcgtcacccttcgtatagtgacctgaacgcacgaacaaaacggagctatttgaatataactatggattatttggaaccaaaacaacatttgttgttgaagtagaagtcctgggagtgcattctgacgaagaacagcaaaggtaatccaattttttaatagtaattctgagtttggtgagccctaaacttggtgggtgtcaaattagctaggccgggctatgtactcagaatattacaaaatgagctttcgccgaaaagctattttaaaatctgacaccgcgattgcataaaggagttctgtatctataattcttaaaataattgttatgttttttgtgaacgtttatcatgagtaatttagtaaattcaccggaagtttgcggtgggtatgctagttctgaacatcacatgctaatgtaaaaagctggtttttgatataaatattaacttgattgaacaaaacatgcatgtattgtataacataatgtcctaggagtgtcatctgatgaagatcatcaaaggttagtgctgcatttagctgtggttttggtttttgtgacatatatgcttgctttgaaaatggcagattattTTTgtgagggtactctcctgacataatctaatgtttggctttcgctgtaaagcctttttgaaatcagacaatgtggttagattaatgagagtcttgtctttaaaatggtgtaaaatagtcatatgtttgagaaattgaagttatagcattttttagatatttgtatttcgcgccacgctctaccattggatattggtgaggcgttccgctagcgcaacgtctgtccctaaaaggTTAACCTGTCTCCAGCCTttcatctacaccgattgaagtggatttaacaagtgacatcaataagggatcataactttcacctggattcacctggacagtctatgtcatggaaagaacaggtgttggTAATGTTTTGATCACTCACTGTATATTGGTAGGGGTAACAAAGAGGCTTGAGGAGGGATGGTTTTAAAAGACAAGGCCAGATCATTATTTACAGCTGAAAGAGGAATTCCACTGAGCTGCTTCAAAGAAAGTTACTGCTTTTTATACACATATCTGAGCACACGGGACAAGGCAGTGGGAAAACAACACACAAAACAAGTCAGGTCTGTCCAAGCCTAGCAACCGCCCTCAAATGCGACATTTTGTATGACAGAGCCACAACTTATGCCGAAGGATTCTGGGTTTTACAAGTAAAGGTCTGAAAGTTAGTTATATGTTGTGTCTAAAAGCGTATTTCTGCCTTTAATCATTTGCAGCTGCTGCCAGCCTCACTCCAGCTTATGCAAGGTATGACAGTGAAACTCTGCACAAAAGAACCATACAGAACAGAAGTAAAACAAAGTCACCCACTTCTTCCCCTCCTCACCCAACCTCATCTGCTCCACCCTTACCCCTATCTCCCCCTCAGGACTCACCTGCCGTATCCACTGCCTGGTCGACATATTTGTCCGCTGAGTTGCCCAAAATGCCTTTGAGGAAAGACATGTCTCTTAACAGTAGTCAGTAGTGTCCCTAGAGCAGGTTGTGTTGTGAGAGGATATTTCAAAGTAGTGTGTGGGGGCAGAGGTGGTCATGGAGTCTTATAGAGGTTGGCACTTTCTGTCCCTGATCCTACGCCTCTCAGGGCTCTGCTGATTGGCCAGAGAGGTCAGGGTGTATCTCAGGATGGTAGGGAGGGGGGCTGGCTAGACTGGTTACACTGGTTTGAGGATCTGATTCTGAATAGGTGATGTATTTGCCTAGTtacctacatactgtatgtaaatatatatacttttatGACTCGTTCAATCTTTCCTTCTTGACTACTTTTATCCAGTGCACCAGAGGGCTTTTAACTTGCTTTTGATAGTGAATTCCCTGACTGCTTGCCTTTCCCCAGAATAAAATATTATTTGTGGCTAGGTAGCTAAATCACAGTAGTGCAGTGAGTAGCCTGTGAATGTGTATGTTGGGGAGGGTGGGTCTTGGAAACTGGAAATGGAAAGGTTGGAACGCCGCACTGTCTCCTCCCTCAGTAGGAATGCTTGAAAGAGCGGATGACTCACCATAATGATACTCTTGCTCTCACACACGACACAGAGATGAGAGGTGCCAAAACGCGGTGGCCTGGatacaaatcaaattttattggtcgaaTACACATatctagcagatgttattgcgagtgtagcgaaacgcttgtgttcctagctccagctgtgcagtaatatctaacaattcacaacaatacacacagatctaaaagtaaaagaatgcaattaagaaatatataaatattaggactagTAGCATTTACTAGaatacagtaaaatacagtatatacatatgaaatgagtaaaacagtatgtaaacattattaaagtgaccagtgattctatGTCTGTGTGGTgaagggcagcagcctctaaggtagccggctagtgacagggACTAAGTTCAGGGTAGGGCACTGGATGGaggccagctagtgatggctatttaacagtctgatggctttgggatagaagctgtttttcagtctctcggccccacctgtactgaccttgccttctggatgatagcgggctgaacaggccgtggctcgggtggttgatgttcttgattatctttttggccttcctgtgacatcaggtgctgtaggtgtcctggagggcaggtagtgttcctctggtgatgcgttgggcagacctcactaccctctggagagccctgcagttgtgggcggtgcagttgccgtacccggcggggatacagcctgacaggatgctctcaatggtgcatctgtaaaagtttgtgaggttttaggggccaagccaaatttcttcagcctcctgaggttgtgccttcttcaccacactgtctgtgtgggtggaccatttcagattgtcagtgacgtgtacgccgaggaacttgaagcttttcaccttctccactgcggccctgttgatgtggataggggttgGCTCCCTTTGCtatctcctgaagtccacgatcagctccttcgttttgttgacgttgagggagaggttattttccttgcGCCAATCTTCCAGGGCCCTGACCTccaccctgtaggctgtctcgttattGTTTGTAATCAGACCtagtactgttgtgtcgtctgcaaacttgatgattgagttggaggcgtgcgtgtccatggagtacagaagggggctgagcacgcacccttgtggggcccttgAGTTGAGGATCAGTGTAGTCGAGGAGATGTTTCCtacattcaccacctgggggtggcccttctctggaagtccaggacacagttgcacagggcggggttcagacccagggccccaagcttaatgatgagcttggagactactatggtgttgaaggctgagctgtagtcaatgaacagtgttcttacataggtattcctcttatccagatgggatagggcagtgtgcagtgcgatggcgattgcattgtcgttggatctattggggcggtatgcaaattgaagtgggtctagggtgtcaggtaaggtagaggtgatatgatctttAACTAGCCTGTCAAAGgatttcatgatgacagaagcgaGTGCTAGTCATTTTGTTCAGTTacttttgctttcttgggtacaggaacaatggtggacatcttgaagcaagtggggacagcagactggtatAGGCAgaaattgaatatgtccgtaaaccctccagccagctggtctgagcatgctctgaggatgtggcaagggatgtcgtctgggccggcagccttgcgagagttaacatgcttaaatatcttactcacgtcggccaagGAGAAATCGAGCCCACAGTCCTCGGGAGCGGcacgcgtcggtggcactgtattaccCACAAAGCAggtgaaggtgtttagcttgtctgggagcaagacatcagtGTTCGCGACCTGGCTGGTTTCCCATTTGTAATCTGTTATTGTCTGGAGTTCCTGCCACATACGTAtcttgtctgagccgttgaattgcgactccactttgtctctgtactgacatttttcctgtttgattgccttatggtttgtattcaaccatattcccagtcactttgccatggttaaatgcggtgttttgcgctttcagttttccaTAAAGGCTTTCCAGACCCACGGTGTGAATTCGGGACCATGGTCGggagacgatgtcctccggaaggccatagtgcgggaagacctgctggaatagTGCCTCAGCTACCTGGAGAGTGGTAGGtaatctctgttgattataataGATGTaattaatccaatccacatttttatttattgtcaaccaccaaaaGAACGTAGTGGTAAAGCCTTCacctatttgattcatagctttgcaTTCATCTGGAACTCCCCTggggatgccaatagcatccatctagacagGGCTACTCctatcctggtcaaaactccccCTTTGCCTACTTtggcctcctataactggcctctgatgactaactcgaactggttggaccaaaAACACCGGGGCTCAAGTGCCTACCCACCCTTTTGGTAGCGTCTGCCGTATGCGTCCATCACTGGAACAAGCCCACCATACATCAGTTATAGGGCctgtgaggttaagaattttctCCTGTACTTCCGAAtctaagtcagtcacattaacctgtttgggatagggggcagtttttcacggctggataaaaaacgtacccgatttaatctggttactactcctgcccagaaactagaatatgcatataattagtagatttggatagaaaacactctaaagtttctaaaactgtttgaatggtgtctgtgagtataacagaactcatatggcaggccaaaacctgagaagattccatacaggaagtgccctgtctgacaatttgttgtccttctgttgcatctctatcgacattacagcatctgtgctgtaacgtgacactttctaaggcttccattggctctctaaagccggcagaaagtggaatggggtgtctgctgtctctgggcaaagtacagcagcagagtttgtaagtggtcagcctgggaacagtgagactggagatgcgcgtccatgagatgactccatgtttttctttcagtctttgaatgaatgcaacgttgcccggttggaatattatcactattttacgagaaaaatagcataaaaattgattttaaacagcgtttgacatgcttctaagtatggtaatgtaatatttagaatttttttgtcacgaaatgcgctcgcgcgttacccttcgcatagtgacctgaacgcacgaacaaaacggaggtatttggatataactatggattatttggaaccaaaacaatatttgttgttgaagtagaagtcctgggagtgcattctgacgaagaacagcaaaggttatcctgtaacatcctccagcatgaccggtttggcggtgggtcagtcatggtgtggggtggcatttctttggggggccgcacagccctccatgtgctcgccagaggtagcctgactgccattaggtaccgagatgagatcctcagaccccttgtgagaccatatgctggtgcggttggcccttggttcctcctaatgcaagacaatgctagacctcatgtggctggagtgtgtcagcagttcctgcaagaggaaggcattgatgctatggactggcccgcccgttccccagacctgaatccaattgagcacatctgggacatcatgtctcgctccatccaccaacgccacgttgcaccacagactgtccaggagttggcagatgctttagtccaggtctgggaggagatccctcaggagaccatccgccacctcatcaggagcatgcccaggcgttgtagggaggtcatacaggcacgtggaggccacacagactattgagcctcattttgacttgttttaaggacaataCATCAAAGgttgatcagcctgtagtgtggttttccactttaattttgaatgtgactccaaatccagaccttcatgggttgataaattggatttccattgattgtttttgtgtgattttgttgtcagcacattcaactatgtaaagaaaaaagtatttaataagattatttatttcattcagatctaggatgtgttgtttaagtgttccctttatttttttgagcagtatatatatatatatatatatatatatatatacagttgaagttggaagtttacatacaccttagccaaatatctTTTCCAaaccttcagacatttggaaattgctcccaaggatgaaccagacttgtggtggtctacaatttttttctgaggtcttggctgatttcttttgaatttcccatgatgtcaagcaaagacgcactgagtttgaaggtaggccttgaaatacatccacaagtacacctccaaataactaaaatgatgtcaattagcctatcagaagtttctaaagccatgacatcattttctggaattttccaaactgtttaaaggcacagtcaacttagtgtatgtaaacttctgacccactggaattgtgatacagtgaattataagtgaaataatctgtctgtaaacaattgttggaaaattacttgtgtcatgcacaaagtagatgtcctaaccgacttgccaaaactatagtttgataacaagaaatttatggagtggttgaaaaatgagttttaatgactccaatctaagtgtatgtaaacttccaacttcaactgtatatacactaccgttcaaaagtttgggttcacttagaaatgtcctaaaggctaattgatcattagaaaacccttttgtaattatgttagcacagctgaaaactgttgttctgattaaagaagcaataaaactgtccctctttagactagttgagtatctggagtatcagcatttgtgggttcgattgcaggctcaaaaaacttt is a window of Salmo salar chromosome ssa18, Ssal_v3.1, whole genome shotgun sequence DNA encoding:
- the LOC106576710 gene encoding uncharacterized protein, translated to MSFLKGILGNSADKYVDQAVDTAAKAAKVKVKTMLDSKKESSGGSSSKEKVKPMAGGDDSKKKESSKDISGGIGGIGGLMDGNNGKEGGGFGSFLSGKDEKESSSGGGDKDLNDLLGDIAGEISGEKNN